Proteins co-encoded in one Pseudochaenichthys georgianus chromosome 22, fPseGeo1.2, whole genome shotgun sequence genomic window:
- the LOC117467878 gene encoding protein YIPF7-like, whose product MGDFQPFEQDFYQSGYYIDDQGHTVAYYETHNSADPDYDDTGALDPSMEQQYTGQYYQPEMTSGEGTETYSPEEEPSLLEELGINFDHIWQKTLTVLNPFKPADGSIMNETDLTGPVLFCEALGVTLMMAGKAHFGYLYGLSVTACIGMYVLLSLMSSLAVSYGCVASVLGYCLLPMVGVSAVAVFCSLQGFLGSVLAVLGISWCSLSASKIFISTLAMEGQQLLVAYPCALLYGLFALLTVF is encoded by the exons ATGGGGGACTTCCAGCCCTTCGAGCAGGACTTCTACCAGTCAGGATACTACATCGATGACCAGGGTCACACTGTGGCCTACTATGAGACCCACAATTCTGCAGACCCTGATTATGACGACAC TGGAGCTCTTGACCCCTCCATGGAGCAGCAGTACACTGGACAGTACTACCAACCTGAAATGACTTCCGGGGAGGGCACAGAAACATATTCGCCCGAAGAGGAGCCGTCCCTTCTTGAGG AACTTGGCATCAATTTCGACCACATCTGGCAGAAGACCCTGACGGTGTTGAACCCCTTTAAGCCTGCAGATGGCAGCATCATGAACGAGACTGATCTGACGGGTCCCGTCCTCTTCTGTGAGGCACTGGGGGTCACTTTAATGATG GCAGGTAAAGCCCACTTTGGGTATCTGTACGGGCTCAGTGTCACAGCCTGCATTGGGATGTACGTCCTGCTGAGTCTCATGAGCTCCCTGGCGGTCTCTTATGGCTGTGTGGCCAGTGTCCTGGGGTACTGCCTGCTGCCAATGGTGGGGGTCTCTGCAGTCGCCGTCTTCTGCTCTTTACA AGGCTTCCTGGGATCAGTTCTGGCCGTGCTTGGGATTTCTTGGTGTAGTCTCTCGGCCTCCAAGATCTTCATCTCCACCCTGGCGATGGAGGGCCAGCAGCTGTTGGTGGCGTACCCGTGTGCCCTGCTCTACGGCCTCTTTGCACTGCTCACTGTCTTCTGA
- the LOC117467711 gene encoding ragulator complex protein LAMTOR3 isoform X1, protein MADDLKRYLYKQLQSVEGLHAVVVTDRDGVPVIKVANDNAPVHALRPGFLSTFALATDQGSKLGLSKNKSIICYYNTYQIVQFNRLPLVISFIAASNANTGLIMSLEKELAPLIEELRQVVEVT, encoded by the exons ATGGCtgac GATTTGAAGAGATACCTGTACAAACAGCTGCAGAG TGTGGAAGGTCTGCATGCTGTGGTGGTGACGGACAGGGATGGAGTCCCAGTTATTAAAG TTGCCAATGACAACGCCCCGGTGCACGCTCTGAGGCCGGGCTTCCTGTCCACCTTCGCTCTGGCCACAGACCAGGGCAGCAAGCTGGGCCTGTCCAAGAACAAGAGCATCATCTGCTACTACAACACCTACCAG ATTGTGCAGTTCAACAGGTTACCGCTGGTCATCAGCTTCATCGCCGCCAGCAACGCCAACACAG GTCTCATCATGAGTCTGGAGAAGGAGCTGGCTCCCCTCATAGAGGAGCTGAGGCAGGTGGTGGAGGTCACATAG
- the LOC117467711 gene encoding ragulator complex protein LAMTOR3 isoform X2 has translation MLQDLKRYLYKQLQSVEGLHAVVVTDRDGVPVIKVANDNAPVHALRPGFLSTFALATDQGSKLGLSKNKSIICYYNTYQIVQFNRLPLVISFIAASNANTGLIMSLEKELAPLIEELRQVVEVT, from the exons ATGTTACAGGATTTGAAGAGATACCTGTACAAACAGCTGCAGAG TGTGGAAGGTCTGCATGCTGTGGTGGTGACGGACAGGGATGGAGTCCCAGTTATTAAAG TTGCCAATGACAACGCCCCGGTGCACGCTCTGAGGCCGGGCTTCCTGTCCACCTTCGCTCTGGCCACAGACCAGGGCAGCAAGCTGGGCCTGTCCAAGAACAAGAGCATCATCTGCTACTACAACACCTACCAG ATTGTGCAGTTCAACAGGTTACCGCTGGTCATCAGCTTCATCGCCGCCAGCAACGCCAACACAG GTCTCATCATGAGTCTGGAGAAGGAGCTGGCTCCCCTCATAGAGGAGCTGAGGCAGGTGGTGGAGGTCACATAG
- the LOC117467478 gene encoding dual adapter for phosphotyrosine and 3-phosphotyrosine and 3-phosphoinositide-like — protein sequence MFFQLGTKEGYLTKQGAFVKNWKQRWFTLNRYELKYFKDKVSEEPIRTMDLRACSAVQFDYSQERVNCFCLVFPERTFYLCAKTGVEADEWIKIIRWKLVSLFRMNVLLWQEVQLKRMKGRCLSIQIIV from the exons ATGTTTTTTCAGCTAGGCACAAAGGAAGGCTATCTGACGAAACAAGGAGCATTTGTGAAG AACTGGAAACAGAGATGGTTCACACTCAACAGatatgaactcaaatacttcaAAGACAAAGTG AGTGAGGAGCCCATCCGGACCATGGACCTCAGAGCCTGCTCTGCAGTACAGTTTGACTACTCTCAGGAACGAGTCAACTGTTTCTG CTTAGTGTTTCCTGAAAGGACATTTTATCTCTGTGCAAAGACGGGTGTGGAGGCAGATGAGTGGATCAAGATCATCAGGTGGAAACTGGTGAGTCTGTTCAGAATGAATGTGTTACTTTGGCAGGAAGTGCAACTCAAACGTATGAAGGGTCGATGCCTTTCAATCCAGATCATAGTTTAG